Proteins encoded within one genomic window of Marinobacter halotolerans:
- a CDS encoding sodium:solute symporter family transporter: protein MLYTTIAALAAALLLFTWLGLRARLADGGLDDFVTARNSQGSRALGLSFLASGMGGWILFAPPEIGALVGPVALAGYAIGAALPFIVFGLCGPAIRRYLPQGRSIGEFAQACYGNTVRRYVSLISVLYMLCFLTAELTAIGAITSLLSDVNGNLAVLGVAIATLVYTAWGGLRASIVTDQWQAALLIALLGIVGFAVAGQLPELELSEMPAAPVGSAIGVAVTLIIAVTAANLFHQGYWQRLWSARDVASLRSGAVIGGLATIVVVAVVGSFGIVAATSGVDLGSPPIPFFALLAGASPWLALPALILALTLVASSVDTLQNAFASLAVTEKQGLSLASARWITVVLMIPVVLVALEGISVLRLFLIADLLCATAIVPVLMGLWRRMTTQAAVMGGLAGLAGAIAPGWIAGGSLVAGLEAASFPGAIPTLWPFVGALAASALVSLALALLSPAKAR, encoded by the coding sequence ATGCTCTATACCACCATTGCTGCTCTGGCTGCCGCCCTGCTCCTGTTCACCTGGCTGGGGCTCAGAGCCAGACTGGCTGATGGCGGGCTCGATGATTTTGTCACGGCGAGGAATTCACAGGGTTCCCGAGCGCTTGGCCTCTCTTTTCTGGCATCGGGCATGGGCGGCTGGATTCTGTTTGCACCGCCAGAGATAGGAGCTTTGGTGGGTCCGGTGGCTCTCGCGGGCTATGCCATTGGCGCCGCACTGCCATTTATCGTCTTCGGACTCTGCGGGCCGGCCATCCGGCGCTATCTGCCTCAGGGCCGCAGCATCGGTGAATTTGCCCAGGCCTGCTACGGCAACACCGTACGCCGCTATGTGTCGCTGATTTCCGTGCTATATATGCTCTGCTTCCTAACCGCGGAACTGACCGCCATTGGCGCCATCACGTCACTGCTTTCAGATGTGAACGGCAATCTGGCGGTGCTGGGCGTTGCCATCGCGACACTGGTCTACACCGCATGGGGCGGCCTGAGGGCGAGTATTGTCACGGACCAATGGCAGGCGGCGCTGCTGATTGCTCTGCTTGGTATTGTGGGTTTCGCGGTGGCCGGTCAGCTACCTGAACTGGAGTTGTCAGAGATGCCGGCAGCGCCGGTGGGAAGCGCAATCGGAGTGGCCGTTACCCTGATTATTGCGGTCACTGCGGCCAACCTGTTTCACCAGGGTTACTGGCAGCGGCTATGGTCTGCTCGGGATGTTGCATCTCTGCGCAGCGGCGCTGTCATTGGCGGGCTGGCGACCATTGTCGTGGTCGCTGTGGTGGGTAGCTTTGGCATCGTCGCCGCCACCAGCGGCGTGGACCTGGGGTCGCCTCCCATTCCCTTCTTTGCCCTGCTGGCGGGAGCCTCGCCCTGGCTGGCGCTACCGGCCCTGATTCTGGCGCTAACCCTGGTGGCCTCTTCAGTGGATACCCTTCAGAATGCGTTTGCGTCTCTTGCCGTTACGGAAAAGCAGGGGCTGTCACTGGCGTCGGCCCGCTGGATTACCGTGGTACTGATGATTCCTGTGGTGCTGGTTGCGCTGGAGGGAATCTCGGTTCTGAGACTGTTCCTGATTGCGGACCTGCTGTGTGCAACGGCGATTGTGCCGGTTCTGATGGGGCTTTGGCGCCGGATGACAACACAAGCCGCTGTAATGGGCGGGCTTGCCGGCCTGGCCGGCGCCATCGCCCCCGGCTGGATCGCCGGAGGCAGCCTGGTGGCGGGCCTTGAAGCTGCCAGCTTTCCCGGCGCGATTCCCACACTCTGGCCGTTTGTCGGCGCATTGGCGGCATCGGCACTGGTCAGCCTTGCGCTGGCACTTCTTAGCCCGGCAAAAGCTCGATAG
- a CDS encoding transporter — protein sequence MNRWVMRVFILFSVTGLLPTMALSQEGNVDEAREALARQEGDEDSAKQLEEVFQAAENNYSLQKKGTHALNYSFNYTYMGDQRLDAEIRDGSIRQLDITPTATHNFTNSFSYDYGLLDNLTVGARFPLVVKYDTQDELSLYDVGDVSATARWQPFPYVPGKMSTTLFGSFSSKTGVSPYEIDIDEQLSSGSGYYGISGGVSLSKVLDPVVIFGSASLSYNFDATDLDQVRGGRRLVEVSPGFGLSGSGGFAYSLSYDISLSISGQISYNDETVLTFADDSQAVAQDQMTGFLNMSLGTRLSDTTIVNTSLGIGLTEDAPDFSLGVSMPIEFSGLKE from the coding sequence ATGAATCGTTGGGTTATGCGAGTTTTTATCCTTTTTTCCGTGACTGGCCTTTTACCCACCATGGCACTGTCGCAGGAAGGGAATGTTGATGAAGCGAGGGAAGCGCTTGCCCGCCAGGAAGGGGACGAGGATTCTGCGAAGCAGCTTGAGGAGGTTTTTCAGGCGGCCGAGAACAACTATTCGCTGCAGAAAAAGGGAACCCACGCCCTCAACTATTCATTCAATTACACCTACATGGGTGATCAGCGCCTGGATGCGGAAATTCGCGACGGCAGCATCCGCCAACTGGACATTACGCCCACGGCAACCCACAACTTCACCAACTCTTTCTCCTACGATTACGGGTTGCTCGATAACCTCACCGTCGGCGCCCGTTTTCCGCTGGTGGTCAAGTACGATACCCAGGACGAGCTGAGCCTTTATGACGTGGGTGATGTGTCAGCGACGGCCCGCTGGCAGCCGTTTCCTTATGTGCCGGGGAAGATGTCCACCACGCTTTTCGGCTCGTTTTCAAGCAAGACCGGTGTCAGTCCCTACGAGATAGACATAGACGAGCAGCTTTCCAGTGGCAGCGGCTATTACGGCATCTCGGGCGGGGTAAGCCTCTCCAAGGTGCTGGATCCCGTGGTTATCTTTGGCTCAGCCAGTCTCAGCTACAATTTTGACGCCACTGACCTTGATCAGGTTCGTGGTGGCCGACGCCTGGTTGAGGTGTCTCCCGGGTTTGGGCTGTCCGGCTCCGGCGGTTTCGCCTATTCACTGTCCTATGACATTTCCTTGAGTATTTCCGGGCAGATCAGCTACAACGACGAAACCGTGCTGACCTTTGCCGATGACTCCCAGGCGGTTGCCCAGGATCAGATGACCGGCTTTCTTAACATGTCTCTCGGCACGCGTCTGAGCGATACCACCATCGTGAACACCAGTCTTGGTATTGGTCTCACCGAAGATGCCCCTGATTTTTCCCTTGGCGTGTCCATGCCTATTGAATTTTCTGGACTTAAAGAGTGA
- a CDS encoding C39 family peptidase, with the protein MLLVLAGSILSFTMAQEAVVVEPYEKGAIVIEQDIDASPIELRTATRVEPLVEQKFRNIVRQAYDYSCGSAALTTVLNFYLGRSLGERQVMEGLLHYGEKERIVQRRAFSMLDMKRLVTALGYPSGGFRATIEDLVDLDHPAIVPIQHAGFKHFVVLRTIREGRVFIADPAVGNLSFTLAQFEEKWDDNVLFIVFPGGDKPLDSLELKEEDLRYVDDQTLTLMALHKIPEFHEATERRIRNMLERQKNNPDGTVENTQKELFYRRN; encoded by the coding sequence ATGCTGTTGGTACTCGCCGGTTCAATCCTTTCTTTCACCATGGCCCAGGAGGCTGTGGTTGTAGAGCCTTATGAGAAAGGCGCCATTGTGATCGAGCAGGATATCGACGCAAGCCCGATCGAGTTGAGAACTGCCACGCGAGTCGAACCCCTTGTCGAGCAGAAATTCCGCAACATCGTCCGCCAGGCCTATGACTATAGCTGCGGAAGCGCGGCACTGACCACCGTTCTGAATTTCTATCTCGGGCGGTCACTGGGCGAGAGGCAAGTCATGGAAGGCCTGCTTCATTACGGCGAGAAAGAGCGGATCGTTCAGCGACGTGCGTTTTCCATGCTGGATATGAAGCGTCTGGTGACGGCGCTGGGTTATCCCTCCGGTGGCTTCCGGGCAACCATTGAAGACCTGGTCGATCTGGACCACCCGGCGATCGTTCCCATACAGCACGCCGGGTTCAAGCACTTTGTCGTGTTGAGAACCATCCGCGAGGGTCGGGTTTTCATTGCCGATCCGGCGGTGGGCAATCTGTCCTTCACGCTCGCTCAGTTCGAGGAAAAATGGGACGACAACGTGCTGTTTATCGTGTTCCCGGGTGGCGACAAGCCCCTTGATAGCCTGGAGCTAAAAGAAGAAGACCTCCGTTATGTAGACGACCAGACGCTGACGCTGATGGCGCTGCACAAAATACCGGAATTTCATGAGGCAACGGAACGCCGGATACGAAACATGCTGGAACGTCAGAAGAACAATCCGGATGGCACTGTCGAGAATACCCAGAAAGAGCTGTTCTATCGTCGGAACTAA
- a CDS encoding polysaccharide deacetylase family protein produces MTRSSTPSLVIAGIMAVTASQAGADLVVLQYHHVSDTTPSSTSTTVSLFRDQLDLIEELGLEVVPLQQGTERALAGELEDTQQIAITFDDAYLSVYDTAARMLDEKGYPYTVFVNTDAVGRRDYMTWAQLEEFRDDSSVTIANHSKDHGHLVQRPDESRQAWRQRIELSLDGAQQALDEKLGTQAPMFAYPYGEYSEPLEAMLDERGWYGYGQQSGAIGQTSDGTRLPRFPMANTYGQIENLETKLTSRAFPVDAAKLPDGVISENPPTLTFPLPETMSASRLSCFASGQGRVDFTISDAGDVVVSAPKPFDSRRFRYNCTYPAGDGNYYWLSQQWLDLSQPED; encoded by the coding sequence ATGACCAGATCTTCTACGCCATCCCTCGTCATCGCGGGCATCATGGCCGTGACGGCCTCTCAGGCAGGCGCTGACCTGGTGGTTCTGCAGTATCACCACGTCAGTGACACCACGCCCTCATCTACCAGCACCACTGTATCCCTGTTCAGGGATCAACTGGATCTGATCGAGGAACTGGGACTGGAAGTGGTGCCGCTTCAGCAAGGCACAGAGCGGGCACTGGCCGGAGAACTGGAAGACACGCAACAGATTGCCATCACCTTCGATGATGCCTACCTGTCGGTCTACGACACCGCTGCCCGGATGCTGGACGAAAAAGGCTACCCCTACACAGTATTTGTTAACACCGACGCCGTTGGGCGAAGGGATTATATGACTTGGGCTCAGCTTGAAGAGTTTCGAGACGACAGCAGCGTGACCATCGCCAATCACAGCAAGGATCACGGTCACCTGGTCCAACGCCCGGATGAATCCCGGCAGGCCTGGCGGCAACGCATTGAGCTCAGTCTGGACGGTGCGCAACAGGCTCTGGATGAAAAACTGGGCACACAGGCCCCGATGTTTGCGTACCCCTACGGTGAATACAGCGAACCGCTCGAAGCCATGCTCGATGAACGCGGCTGGTACGGTTATGGCCAGCAGTCCGGCGCGATCGGCCAGACATCGGACGGCACGCGGCTGCCCCGGTTCCCCATGGCCAATACCTACGGCCAGATAGAGAACCTGGAAACCAAGCTTACCAGCAGGGCTTTTCCCGTCGACGCCGCAAAGTTGCCGGACGGTGTGATCAGCGAGAACCCGCCAACGCTGACCTTCCCGCTTCCCGAGACAATGAGCGCAAGCCGGCTGAGCTGCTTTGCGTCCGGTCAGGGCCGGGTGGATTTCACTATCAGCGACGCGGGCGACGTTGTGGTGTCTGCACCGAAACCGTTCGACAGCCGACGGTTCCGTTACAACTGCACCTATCCGGCAGGCGATGGCAACTACTACTGGTTGTCCCAGCAGTGGCTGGATCTCAGCCAGCCGGAAGACTGA
- a CDS encoding MalM family protein has product MSSRFLIVLPLAAALLSGCQLSGEKPAGADEEYFTWVDEQGQVRQTVIPRTEPSAGQESPPSETPVQQSEDTHDEYNLKNYPDGNALAERGFIRPGDPEPYFTWRDALGNVRVSYYRPDTRTAVEKGEIEPPIELTEASIYQTSTAPADADLPADADPLAAAVLGLDDSVAPYFERWAAVCCEELDRSDPVEWEPGREFGVDVTDASPTHEFITGTSHYQLVSLPADKDFVVRLRSYDQKGLFVPSLAFLDAKFRPLRLVTDMVTEFTPESWSRHGYLRFHVPVFPSRGERWMLIYTTSRAAAGQTVIETRYGPRAIPHQRTGELGLKHIHQ; this is encoded by the coding sequence ATGTCTAGCCGTTTTCTGATTGTGTTGCCTCTGGCGGCGGCGTTGCTGTCAGGCTGCCAGCTGTCCGGAGAAAAGCCGGCCGGAGCCGATGAGGAGTATTTCACCTGGGTAGACGAGCAGGGACAGGTGCGCCAGACGGTAATACCCCGCACCGAGCCATCGGCCGGCCAGGAAAGCCCACCGTCGGAGACGCCGGTACAACAGTCTGAAGACACCCACGACGAATACAATCTCAAGAACTACCCCGATGGCAATGCCCTTGCCGAGCGCGGCTTTATCCGCCCGGGAGATCCCGAACCCTACTTTACCTGGCGCGATGCTCTGGGCAATGTCCGGGTCAGTTATTACCGTCCGGATACCCGCACGGCCGTGGAGAAAGGGGAAATCGAGCCACCGATTGAACTGACGGAAGCCAGCATCTACCAGACCAGCACAGCCCCCGCCGACGCTGACCTGCCTGCCGATGCAGACCCGCTGGCGGCTGCCGTTCTGGGGCTGGATGACAGTGTCGCGCCTTATTTCGAGCGCTGGGCTGCTGTATGTTGTGAAGAACTGGACCGGTCTGATCCTGTGGAATGGGAGCCCGGACGGGAATTCGGGGTTGATGTAACCGACGCCTCGCCGACGCATGAATTCATCACCGGAACCAGCCACTATCAGCTGGTCAGCCTTCCTGCGGATAAAGACTTTGTAGTCAGGCTAAGGTCCTATGATCAGAAGGGCCTGTTTGTGCCCTCGCTCGCCTTCCTGGACGCCAAATTCAGGCCACTAAGACTGGTGACCGATATGGTCACCGAGTTCACGCCCGAGTCCTGGTCCCGGCATGGCTATCTGAGATTCCATGTTCCCGTTTTTCCCAGCCGCGGCGAGCGTTGGATGTTGATCTACACCACGTCGAGAGCCGCCGCCGGGCAAACCGTGATTGAGACCCGCTATGGGCCCCGGGCCATTCCTCATCAGCGCACTGGTGAACTGGGGCTGAAACACATCCATCAATAG
- a CDS encoding OmpP1/FadL family transporter — protein sequence MVTTSHKKRMLAALLAASLSGGAEAQLTQNLTLHPKALALGNAVTADPPGLMAIHYNPAGLTKLDGRQLEVNLMNVYLDIDADFSAPEGYEIFGIDGLETDPMTGKQRDPVANSSSHTNNVALYVPGFGILRAPPGPAVAPSAGISINPPGSKLTFGNMFYLPMAAGFYRKKNDPGRYMPQATALQRTTYLSPTIGYKINDRWSVGGGIHISHMGLAVDQYMRAPNLLLGVAETLQTAFNCESGDEPLQPWLALCGGNIGPWDDIGVLSLNLQETVSPTYALGVMWEPRDWFSWGASYTSEARMNMKGTFEIQYTEDWSGFWQRLNNSVLGAISSAILSLPSGAPREAGNVSMDLTYPQHFQTGISVDVHPKLTLNADIGWTDFAQWDSFNLRFDRNLEFLGAARILSTNATQSTLSLPMGFTDQWNWAFGMEFHASPRLDLRAGVEIRDSVIPDDQRQILAPFGGANLYSVGMGYRWDKDTEIDLNLSYLQSIETIPANGSCNLNCDNITNIIYNPYAGLDVKTSLRAVVAGLSFRTKF from the coding sequence ATGGTAACGACCAGCCACAAGAAAAGGATGCTTGCAGCCCTGCTGGCGGCATCACTGTCGGGCGGCGCAGAGGCTCAGCTGACACAGAACCTGACCTTGCATCCGAAGGCCCTGGCCCTTGGCAACGCGGTTACGGCGGACCCTCCCGGGCTAATGGCTATTCATTACAATCCGGCGGGTCTCACCAAGCTAGATGGACGTCAGCTTGAAGTGAACCTGATGAACGTCTATCTGGACATCGACGCTGATTTTTCCGCACCTGAAGGCTATGAAATCTTTGGCATTGATGGCCTTGAGACAGACCCCATGACCGGCAAGCAGCGGGATCCGGTGGCAAACTCCAGCAGTCACACCAACAATGTGGCGCTTTATGTACCCGGCTTCGGGATTTTGCGGGCACCCCCGGGACCGGCCGTTGCGCCATCGGCGGGCATCAGCATCAACCCGCCCGGGTCCAAGCTGACCTTTGGCAACATGTTCTATCTGCCGATGGCGGCGGGTTTCTACCGTAAAAAGAACGACCCGGGCCGATACATGCCACAGGCCACGGCGCTGCAGCGTACTACCTACCTGTCGCCGACCATCGGCTACAAGATCAACGACCGATGGTCGGTGGGCGGTGGCATTCATATTTCCCACATGGGGCTGGCTGTTGATCAGTACATGCGCGCCCCTAACCTGCTGTTGGGCGTGGCGGAGACACTGCAGACCGCGTTCAACTGTGAAAGCGGCGACGAGCCCCTGCAGCCCTGGCTGGCGCTCTGTGGCGGCAACATTGGCCCGTGGGATGATATCGGTGTGCTGAGCCTGAACCTGCAGGAGACGGTTTCTCCCACCTATGCTCTTGGCGTCATGTGGGAGCCGCGGGACTGGTTCAGCTGGGGGGCGAGTTATACCTCCGAAGCCCGCATGAACATGAAGGGCACATTTGAAATCCAGTACACCGAGGACTGGTCGGGCTTCTGGCAGCGGCTGAACAATTCGGTTCTGGGTGCCATCTCCTCCGCTATTCTCAGTCTGCCGTCCGGTGCGCCTCGGGAAGCGGGGAACGTTTCCATGGATCTGACCTATCCACAGCATTTCCAGACCGGCATCAGCGTCGACGTTCATCCGAAACTGACTCTGAACGCCGATATTGGCTGGACGGATTTCGCCCAGTGGGATTCATTTAACCTGCGCTTCGACCGCAATCTGGAGTTTCTGGGCGCCGCCCGGATTCTTTCCACCAATGCTACGCAGAGCACTCTGAGCCTGCCGATGGGCTTCACCGATCAGTGGAACTGGGCTTTCGGGATGGAATTCCATGCCTCGCCGCGTCTGGATCTGCGCGCGGGTGTGGAAATCCGGGATTCGGTTATTCCCGATGATCAGCGTCAGATCCTGGCACCGTTCGGTGGCGCCAACCTCTACAGCGTGGGCATGGGCTATCGCTGGGACAAGGATACCGAGATCGACCTGAACCTCAGTTATCTGCAATCCATCGAAACCATCCCGGCCAATGGCAGCTGCAACCTGAACTGCGATAACATCACCAACATTATCTATAACCCCTATGCGGGGCTTGATGTAAAAACATCGCTGCGGGCCGTGGTCGCGGGGCTGAGCTTCCGTACCAAATTCTGA
- a CDS encoding DNA-J related domain-containing protein: MSQLDTQTHQDEKLRFQVQHLSIAVERILRENPLGINELNLIKALQRPPWELIGTVNYAEPDKLYPVHFLVFHVLYRLRDQLAQSGERLSISPLLIRLSREDVVSSTGAVGEVDQLRAFYLDLSKYQLPESSIFQMMDDFWSGRAGRQPARQEVNDAADVLGFGHLPDSFEDVKYRFRRAVMQAHPDRGGETETIQNLNQAFGVLKAHFRQTRTGNTL, from the coding sequence ATGAGCCAACTGGATACCCAAACCCACCAGGACGAAAAGCTCCGATTCCAGGTACAGCACCTGTCGATCGCTGTCGAGCGTATACTACGGGAAAATCCCCTGGGGATTAACGAGCTGAATCTGATCAAGGCCCTACAGCGACCGCCCTGGGAGCTGATCGGGACCGTCAATTATGCCGAACCGGACAAGCTTTATCCGGTTCATTTTCTGGTTTTCCACGTTCTTTACCGGCTCAGGGACCAGCTTGCCCAGTCGGGGGAAAGGCTCAGTATTTCACCGCTGCTTATCCGCCTGTCCCGGGAGGATGTGGTCAGCAGTACCGGAGCCGTGGGGGAAGTCGACCAGCTGCGGGCGTTCTATCTCGACCTGTCCAAATACCAGCTGCCGGAATCCTCCATATTCCAGATGATGGACGATTTCTGGTCAGGCCGCGCCGGGCGCCAACCGGCCCGACAGGAAGTCAACGATGCCGCTGATGTTCTCGGCTTCGGCCATCTCCCCGATTCGTTCGAGGATGTGAAGTATCGCTTCCGACGCGCGGTCATGCAGGCACACCCTGACCGCGGGGGCGAAACCGAAACCATACAGAACCTGAACCAGGCATTCGGCGTACTCAAAGCACATTTCCGACAGACCAGAACAGGAAACACCCTATGA